CAAGGCCGGGCACGAGGTCGTGGGTGAGGGCGCGAACGGCTCAGAGGCCGTTGCCCAGTACCAGTCGCTGCGCCCGGACATCATGACGCTCGACATCACCATGCCGGAGAAGGACGGGCTGACCGCGCTGCGGGAGATCCTGTCCATGGAGCCGGCCGCGAAGGTGGTCATGTGCTCGGCGCTCGGCCAGGAGTCGAAGGTGCTCGAGGCCATCAAGGCCGGCGCCAAGGACTTCGTGGTCAAGCCGTTCCAGCCGGCGCGCGTGCTCGAAGCGGTTCAGCGCGTACTGGGTGGATGACCGATCCGCGCCGC
This Gaiellales bacterium DNA region includes the following protein-coding sequences:
- a CDS encoding response regulator gives rise to the protein MMARVLIVDDAAFMRKMLSDVLAKAGHEVVGEGANGSEAVAQYQSLRPDIMTLDITMPEKDGLTALREILSMEPAAKVVMCSALGQESKVLEAIKAGAKDFVVKPFQPARVLEAVQRVLGG